From one Acidobacteriota bacterium genomic stretch:
- a CDS encoding PrsW family intramembrane metalloprotease, producing the protein MKLSLTIETGTFAGRTFELSEGTITLGRGEKCSIRFDPLIERVMSKEHCAIEARADGFYITDRNSTNGTYLNGERIGTSRLSGGDVLQFGKNGVKGTIAIEADENASAATVFAAAPYIPRPAEQATVAYPASSPAFETVPASPGPSQATVVAGGVRNSISNFSLGSMPQEYQPEPEKSNPLMIIGIVAAIIGSLICLLLVVLITVLSVGPLTAIVATFVAFAPVIFYLIPYLLIDRYDPEPLWLLALAFAWGGLVSIAFSFFANTIAGIGAAVAVNPEFGDGFMAVAAAPIFEEGSKGLGVLLLLVVFRKYFDDILDGIVFAGVVGLGFATVENILYYGRALNGGGLIALAILFGLRGLLSPFAHATFTAMTGIGCGISRESHSKPVKILFPLVGYVLAVCLHSLWNGLAVFASRILETLSIGWLCDWLQQSGLESLCAFLIAYAALQIPLFVIFIAFTVYVLVRQNRILKEMLAIDVARGLFPEEHAKTATSIFGSIFWRLGGIGSGKFGARTKYLRTLGKLGLSYWHIQRATEAHGQTASFQQNPILRNEVLRWREKV; encoded by the coding sequence ATGAAACTTTCACTGACAATCGAGACCGGAACCTTCGCCGGGCGTACATTCGAACTCTCCGAGGGCACGATCACGCTCGGACGCGGCGAAAAATGTTCGATCCGCTTCGACCCTTTGATCGAGCGTGTGATGTCGAAAGAGCATTGTGCGATCGAGGCGCGCGCCGACGGATTCTACATTACCGATCGCAACAGCACGAACGGCACCTATCTGAACGGCGAACGGATCGGGACGAGCCGCCTTTCGGGCGGCGACGTCCTGCAGTTCGGCAAGAACGGCGTGAAAGGAACGATTGCCATCGAAGCCGATGAAAACGCCAGCGCCGCGACCGTTTTTGCAGCCGCGCCGTACATTCCGCGGCCGGCCGAACAGGCGACGGTCGCGTATCCGGCGTCATCTCCCGCGTTTGAAACGGTTCCGGCCTCTCCCGGACCGTCACAAGCAACCGTGGTCGCAGGAGGCGTGCGAAATTCGATCTCGAATTTCAGCCTCGGCAGCATGCCGCAGGAGTATCAGCCCGAGCCCGAAAAAAGCAACCCGCTGATGATAATCGGGATCGTCGCGGCGATCATCGGAAGTCTCATCTGCCTGCTTCTGGTCGTGTTGATCACAGTGCTCTCGGTCGGGCCGCTGACGGCGATCGTCGCGACATTCGTCGCCTTTGCGCCGGTCATCTTCTACCTGATTCCCTATTTACTGATCGACAGATACGATCCGGAACCGCTCTGGCTGCTCGCGCTCGCGTTCGCCTGGGGCGGGCTCGTCTCGATCGCGTTCTCGTTTTTTGCGAACACGATCGCCGGAATTGGCGCGGCGGTTGCCGTTAATCCGGAATTCGGCGACGGTTTTATGGCGGTCGCGGCGGCTCCGATCTTTGAAGAGGGTTCGAAGGGGCTCGGTGTCTTGCTCCTGCTTGTGGTTTTTCGGAAGTATTTCGACGACATCCTCGACGGGATCGTTTTTGCAGGTGTCGTCGGGCTCGGATTCGCGACGGTTGAGAATATCCTCTACTACGGTCGCGCTCTCAATGGCGGCGGATTGATCGCGTTGGCGATCCTTTTCGGCCTCCGCGGGTTGCTCTCGCCGTTCGCGCACGCGACGTTCACAGCGATGACGGGCATCGGTTGCGGGATCTCGCGGGAGTCGCACAGCAAACCGGTCAAGATCCTTTTTCCGCTGGTTGGCTACGTGCTCGCGGTTTGCCTGCACTCGCTTTGGAACGGACTTGCGGTCTTTGCGAGCCGAATTCTTGAAACGTTAAGTATCGGCTGGCTGTGTGACTGGCTGCAGCAAAGCGGCCTCGAATCGTTGTGCGCCTTCCTGATCGCCTATGCGGCGCTCCAGATCCCTCTGTTCGTTATCTTTATCGCCTTCACGGTCTATGTTCTTGTGCGCCAGAACCGGATTCTGAAAGAGATGCTCGCGATCGACGTCGCGCGAGGGCTCTTTCCCGAGGAACACGCGAAGACGGCGACTTCGATTTTCGGTTCGATCTTTTGGCGGCTGGGCGGGATCGGTTCCGGCAAATTCGGAGCCCGGACGAAGTATCTTCGAACGCTTGGAAAACTCGGACTTTCTTACTGGCACATACAGCGCGCGACCGAAGCTCACGGTCAGACGGCGAGTTTTCAGCAGAACCCGATCCTCCGCAACGAGGTTCTGCGCTGGCGCGAGAAGGTTTGA
- a CDS encoding RHS repeat-associated core domain-containing protein: MPLTASRHDYMPFGEEIAATVANRNQVSGFTANDRIRQQFTGYERDGESGLDFAQNRYFAAKHGRFTSVDPLAASASVKNPQTLNRYSYALNSPYKFTDPLGLRPCGRAGDEKPNGDACTQADDGEPHGPQEKVMEDRAIAAQERREAPLLQIKISFEEMDVYFNAPLRDRFFTGTSTIATIQILDKKGNPLAGATVTETNKRVEGTGTIDERVDSLELDSNGVMNDVVGVGEVSRSRKSIAGINPSNDEDKRAIRIGLTDESNEASINETTRQTLSISTNNGEKYEVTWERQITNREDGKPRTQMNSNGLNMVVRYTEPRIKRVD, translated from the coding sequence ATGCCGTTAACCGCCTCGCGCCACGACTATATGCCCTTCGGCGAGGAGATCGCCGCAACCGTCGCGAACCGCAATCAGGTCTCGGGATTCACCGCCAACGACCGCATCCGGCAACAATTCACGGGCTACGAACGGGACGGCGAATCAGGATTGGACTTTGCCCAGAACCGCTACTTCGCCGCCAAACACGGAAGATTCACATCGGTCGACCCTCTCGCCGCATCCGCGAGCGTGAAAAATCCGCAGACGCTTAATCGGTACAGCTATGCGCTCAATTCGCCGTACAAATTCACGGATCCTTTGGGACTTAGGCCTTGTGGACGGGCTGGCGATGAAAAGCCAAACGGCGACGCCTGTACACAGGCCGATGACGGTGAACCTCACGGACCCCAGGAAAAGGTTATGGAGGATCGAGCAATTGCCGCGCAAGAGCGTCGCGAAGCTCCTCTTCTCCAAATCAAGATCTCGTTTGAAGAAATGGATGTTTATTTCAACGCGCCTCTTCGTGATCGATTTTTCACAGGCACTTCCACAATTGCAACGATACAAATCTTGGACAAAAAGGGGAATCCGTTAGCCGGTGCCACGGTTACCGAAACAAACAAGCGGGTTGAGGGGACCGGAACCATAGACGAACGTGTCGACTCGCTAGAGCTTGATTCGAATGGTGTAATGAACGATGTCGTTGGGGTTGGGGAGGTTAGTCGGTCTCGAAAGAGCATCGCGGGAATTAATCCCTCGAATGATGAGGACAAGAGGGCAATTCGGATTGGGTTAACCGACGAAAGCAATGAGGCCTCTATCAATGAAACTACAAGACAGACGCTTAGTATTAGTACGAACAACGGCGAGAAGTATGAAGTAACTTGGGAGCGTCAAATAACGAATCGGGAAGACGGAAAACCGCGAACTCAAATGAACAGCAATGGATTGAATATGGTCGTGAGGTACACCGAACCAAGAATCAAACGGGTGGACTGA
- a CDS encoding RHS repeat-associated core domain-containing protein — translation MGRAYRSSNPFRADLGETALWTTTQFDDLGRVTEVTTPDNAKVTRRYYGSSVRVFDQADHSRAGVSDALGRLVKVVEYDNGTDLETLFTYDVVGRLRKTIQGSQTRFFLYDDLGRLIRAKQTEQQVNTSLNITDPVTGNNGWAVRFDYDNNGNIVSTTDSRGVTTAGTYDNINRLTFRDYSDSTPDVTFTYDDPNIPNSKSKLTKVSSSVSETRFTAFDDLGRIKSSNQIIDGATYSFPDYSYDLSGALVSQTYPSGRVVRAETDNIGRLSKVTSQMPNQMERTMLSHVSYTSFGAVSSSKLGNGRWETMEYDAKRLQMKRISLGGSIADSSLLRLDFNYGTTTSNSSDNNGSLRKQTITLPGIAPIEQDYSYDALNRIDVATETVDSTVKWRQDFDYDRFGNRTFNAANTTTLPANNAIHNPQVNPADNKFYIADGYLYDSEGNLTSNPEGKTFTYNAENKQTQVYDSVTQTTANYVYDGGGKRVKKTVGNQDTYFVYDAFGKLAAEYTTNQTITTEGAKFLTADLVGSPRATTNNLGQIASRHDYMPFGEEIAATVANRNQVTGFTVNDRIRQQFTGYERDGESGLDFAQNRYFAAKHGRFTSVDPLAASASAKNPQTFNRYTYALNSPYKFTDPLGLFTWSAALGGLKTDAELEDELERLKRDADTNCDEIARLDRIVQERRRVVASMDLALERAKIFEDNGLTDEANRIRSAVNAFGKPGQDNGVVVARDLDTADEGGYTHVKDGTIIVAFNMEQLNEQNVAHEGVHVQQASRYLNGTNISLHDAEMEAYTVSALVSETNVGISKHIVESGGSDFVIYDRNWLVTGGHGVVRREITTHVESLLEAQGKSPSSFVGQRNAFPGGRGRWE, via the coding sequence TTGGGCCGCGCTTACCGTTCGTCGAATCCGTTCCGCGCCGATCTCGGTGAGACCGCGCTTTGGACGACAACGCAGTTTGACGATCTCGGCCGCGTCACTGAGGTCACGACGCCCGACAACGCAAAGGTCACGCGTCGGTACTACGGCAGCAGCGTCCGCGTCTTCGATCAGGCGGACCATAGCCGCGCCGGAGTTTCGGACGCGCTCGGGCGTCTCGTCAAAGTCGTCGAATATGACAACGGTACCGATCTTGAAACGCTCTTCACTTACGATGTTGTCGGACGCCTCCGCAAAACAATTCAGGGATCACAGACACGGTTTTTCCTGTATGATGATCTCGGGCGGCTTATCCGCGCCAAGCAGACGGAGCAGCAGGTGAACACGAGCCTTAACATCACCGACCCCGTAACCGGCAACAACGGCTGGGCCGTCCGGTTTGACTACGACAACAACGGGAACATCGTCTCGACGACCGACTCCCGCGGCGTGACGACGGCCGGAACGTACGACAACATAAATCGCCTGACGTTCCGCGATTATTCGGATTCGACGCCCGACGTGACATTCACCTACGACGATCCGAACATTCCCAATTCAAAAAGCAAACTAACCAAGGTGTCTTCTTCCGTTTCCGAAACACGCTTCACGGCGTTCGACGATCTCGGCCGCATCAAGAGCTCGAACCAGATCATCGACGGGGCAACGTATTCGTTTCCCGACTATTCCTATGATTTGTCCGGCGCGCTCGTCTCGCAGACATATCCGTCGGGCCGGGTCGTGCGGGCCGAAACCGACAACATCGGAAGGCTTTCAAAAGTGACGAGCCAGATGCCGAATCAGATGGAACGAACGATGCTCAGCCATGTCTCTTACACGTCATTCGGCGCGGTCAGCAGCAGCAAACTCGGCAACGGACGTTGGGAAACGATGGAGTATGACGCCAAACGCCTGCAGATGAAGCGGATCTCGCTCGGCGGTTCGATCGCGGATTCAAGTCTGTTAAGGCTCGATTTCAACTACGGGACGACGACAAGCAATTCAAGCGACAACAACGGATCGCTGCGCAAACAGACGATCACGCTCCCGGGCATCGCTCCGATCGAACAGGATTACAGCTACGACGCGCTTAACCGGATCGACGTTGCGACCGAAACCGTCGATTCGACCGTCAAGTGGCGGCAGGATTTCGACTACGACCGCTTCGGAAACCGGACGTTCAACGCCGCGAATACGACCACCTTGCCGGCAAACAACGCGATCCATAATCCGCAGGTCAATCCGGCGGACAACAAGTTTTACATCGCGGACGGCTACCTATATGATTCCGAAGGGAACCTTACTTCGAATCCGGAGGGCAAGACTTTCACCTACAATGCCGAAAACAAGCAGACGCAAGTTTACGATTCGGTCACCCAGACGACAGCCAATTATGTTTACGACGGTGGCGGAAAACGCGTGAAGAAGACCGTCGGAAATCAGGACACTTACTTTGTTTACGACGCGTTCGGAAAACTCGCAGCGGAATACACGACAAACCAGACGATCACGACCGAAGGCGCGAAGTTTCTGACCGCCGACCTTGTCGGAAGCCCGCGCGCGACGACGAACAATCTAGGGCAGATCGCGTCACGCCACGACTACATGCCATTCGGCGAGGAGATCGCCGCAACCGTCGCGAACCGCAATCAGGTCACTGGATTCACCGTCAACGACCGCATCCGCCAGCAGTTCACGGGCTACGAACGCGATGGCGAATCGGGATTGGACTTCGCCCAGAACCGCTATTTCGCCGCCAAACACGGAAGATTCACATCGGTCGACCCGCTCGCGGCATCGGCGAGCGCGAAGAACCCACAGACATTTAACCGGTACACCTACGCGCTTAATTCACCGTACAAGTTCACTGATCCTTTAGGATTGTTTACGTGGTCTGCAGCTCTCGGTGGGCTCAAAACCGACGCCGAATTGGAAGACGAGTTAGAAAGGCTGAAGCGTGATGCCGACACTAATTGTGACGAGATTGCGAGATTGGATCGCATTGTTCAGGAACGTAGGAGAGTTGTTGCTTCAATGGATCTAGCCTTGGAACGTGCGAAGATATTCGAAGACAATGGGCTAACTGACGAAGCGAATCGGATCCGGTCGGCAGTTAATGCGTTCGGCAAACCTGGGCAAGATAACGGTGTTGTCGTGGCGCGTGACCTGGATACCGCAGACGAGGGCGGTTACACTCATGTAAAAGACGGTACCATAATAGTAGCTTTCAACATGGAACAGCTGAATGAACAAAACGTAGCTCATGAGGGCGTTCACGTGCAGCAGGCGAGTCGATATTTGAACGGAACGAACATAAGTCTTCATGATGCTGAGATGGAAGCTTACACTGTGTCCGCACTTGTCTCAGAAACAAACGTTGGCATTTCGAAGCACATTGTTGAGAGCGGAGGATCTGACTTCGTGATTTACGATCGTAATTGGCTCGTAACGGGCGGGCACGGTGTTGTTCGCAGGGAAATAACGACACATGTCGAGTCTCTGTTGGAAGCTCAGGGAAAGAGTCCGTCGAGTTTTGTTGGCCAAAGGAATGCTTTTCCCGGTGGTCGGGGGCGTTGGGAGTAA